A stretch of the Desulfatibacillum aliphaticivorans DSM 15576 genome encodes the following:
- a CDS encoding FecCD family ABC transporter permease, which translates to MEDFAQISKQRWTAGFIGLSAALMVVLCANIFLGSVKIDFSQAMHIIMSGDDASTLGTILWKIRIPRALASAMGGAYLAIAGLLLQVYFRNPVVGPYILGISSGATLMVSLVMLTSLQLGLTQIAPYLTTLAAFAGAYGVMMLVLAAASRIRQGVTLLILGLMIGYLCHAVTSILVAFAEKEQVKGFVLWQLGSFSGFHQSEIYILFFGGGAVAFGVYLLSKPLNAFLLGEEYAASMGVNIRLFRILILLAACALAGMVTGMAGPVAFIGLAVPHMARLVFRTSDNNVLAPGAALLGAVVTGICDLLARLLFSPVELPISAITAFFGAPIVIGLLLRRRVVS; encoded by the coding sequence ATGGAAGATTTTGCACAAATATCCAAACAACGATGGACCGCCGGGTTTATTGGCTTGTCCGCCGCCTTGATGGTCGTCTTATGCGCCAATATATTCCTGGGCTCGGTGAAAATCGACTTCAGCCAGGCTATGCACATCATCATGAGCGGGGACGACGCGAGCACGTTGGGAACCATCCTGTGGAAAATCCGCATTCCCCGCGCCCTGGCAAGCGCCATGGGCGGCGCCTACCTGGCCATAGCCGGCCTGCTGCTCCAGGTATATTTCCGGAACCCTGTGGTCGGGCCTTATATCCTGGGAATCTCCTCCGGCGCCACTCTCATGGTGAGCCTGGTCATGCTTACCTCCCTTCAATTGGGCCTGACGCAAATTGCGCCTTATCTCACCACCTTGGCGGCCTTTGCAGGAGCCTATGGGGTCATGATGCTGGTCCTTGCCGCAGCTTCCAGGATTCGCCAGGGGGTGACGCTTTTAATCCTTGGCCTCATGATCGGCTACCTTTGCCATGCGGTGACCAGCATCTTGGTGGCCTTCGCTGAAAAGGAGCAGGTCAAGGGCTTTGTTTTGTGGCAATTAGGCAGTTTTTCGGGATTTCATCAATCCGAAATATATATTTTGTTTTTTGGTGGAGGGGCCGTCGCGTTCGGCGTGTATCTGCTTTCCAAGCCCCTCAACGCGTTCTTGCTGGGTGAGGAATATGCGGCTTCCATGGGAGTGAATATTCGCTTGTTCCGCATCCTCATCCTTTTAGCGGCCTGCGCCCTCGCCGGAATGGTGACGGGCATGGCCGGTCCTGTAGCCTTCATAGGCCTGGCGGTCCCCCATATGGCCAGGCTGGTTTTCAGGACCTCGGATAACAATGTACTGGCGCCGGGGGCGGCCCTGCTGGGAGCAGTGGTTACCGGTATTTGCGACCTCCTTGCCCGGTTGCTGTTCTCACCGGTGGAATTGCCCATATCGGCCATCACGGCCTTTTTCGGCGCGCCCATTGTTATCGGACTACTGTTGCGCAGGAGGGTGGTCTCATGA
- the ccsA gene encoding cytochrome c biogenesis protein CcsA, which yields MKTLAKSFVGLGFLLAGISCILRLVKWHPLLALYQAPYFAVWAFAGICLFRPFAGDKERRLFFVILAALSLLALFFPKDHYLPFLQTRTVFAFLFMLLGAGARACFFAAAGIAGAWLLSPEGERPAMAAKKSWRKWTVWGFALFTASMFSGELWSYLGWGAPIVWEDPAVIAGMVVWFYYALFLHLDLLRFFETHRIAWAAVFGAVVAFVFACLPDMGRLFPPTWMP from the coding sequence GTGAAAACACTGGCAAAATCCTTTGTCGGGTTGGGATTTCTCCTGGCTGGAATTTCGTGCATTCTGCGCCTGGTGAAATGGCATCCGCTATTGGCCTTGTATCAGGCCCCGTATTTTGCGGTCTGGGCCTTTGCGGGCATTTGCCTGTTCCGGCCGTTCGCCGGCGACAAGGAACGCAGGCTGTTTTTCGTTATCCTGGCTGCATTATCCCTGCTGGCCTTATTTTTTCCCAAAGACCATTACCTGCCTTTTCTTCAGACGAGAACCGTTTTCGCATTTCTGTTCATGCTGCTGGGCGCAGGCGCCCGGGCGTGCTTTTTCGCCGCCGCAGGCATTGCCGGCGCCTGGCTGCTTTCCCCAGAGGGGGAGCGCCCGGCCATGGCCGCGAAGAAATCCTGGCGCAAGTGGACGGTCTGGGGTTTTGCCTTGTTCACCGCGTCCATGTTCAGCGGGGAATTATGGTCCTACCTGGGGTGGGGCGCCCCCATAGTATGGGAGGACCCGGCCGTCATCGCGGGCATGGTCGTGTGGTTTTATTACGCCCTGTTTCTTCACTTGGATCTTTTACGCTTTTTTGAAACGCATCGCATCGCCTGGGCCGCCGTATTTGGAGCGGTCGTCGCCTTTGTGTTCGCGTGCTTACCGGATATGGGGAGGTTGTTTCCGCCGACATGGATGCCTTGA
- a CDS encoding TetR/AcrR family transcriptional regulator has product MSDNKYGILKAAEELIAESGIAGATIAKVAKKAGVADSLVYQYFKGKEDLLFSVATERMNESLCQLDEQLEGIRDPESRLRKFIWYSLKYNDTHPGYVRTLLFECRSNKAFYSTPGYQVMRKHAAVLMDILKSGIQEGVFRKDINLYLLRECVYGLVDFEAVSKLAIGELDESIKDFDDIMTLILAMISVKQRDANNDKEPRILKAALEVFSQKGFGKARITEIAQLAEVAEGTIYDYFKNKEDLLLSIPEKRLQAHVDALSEAFIIKPPLSKLRRFIKFHFWLYLPDRDFLQVFLLDVQLNKRFYGSKAFDLFMTYIKTLEDIIKEGQEQGDFRTDINPHVFRNMFLGAFSHMALRWVIMDKDNRFDKMKEIEQLTNLFCQAVVAA; this is encoded by the coding sequence ATGAGCGACAATAAATACGGTATACTAAAAGCAGCCGAAGAACTGATCGCGGAATCGGGCATCGCCGGCGCCACCATCGCCAAGGTCGCCAAAAAGGCGGGCGTGGCGGATTCCTTGGTGTATCAGTATTTTAAAGGCAAGGAAGACCTGCTTTTTTCCGTGGCTACGGAAAGAATGAACGAGTCCTTGTGCCAACTGGACGAGCAGTTGGAAGGGATTAGGGACCCGGAATCCCGGCTTCGCAAATTCATCTGGTACAGCCTCAAATACAACGACACCCACCCCGGATACGTACGAACCCTCTTGTTCGAATGCCGTTCAAACAAGGCCTTTTACTCCACGCCCGGCTATCAGGTCATGAGAAAGCACGCCGCTGTCCTCATGGATATTCTGAAAAGCGGCATCCAGGAAGGCGTGTTCCGAAAAGACATCAACCTGTATCTGCTCAGGGAATGCGTTTACGGCCTGGTGGATTTCGAGGCGGTCAGCAAACTGGCCATCGGCGAACTGGACGAAAGCATCAAGGACTTCGACGACATCATGACGCTCATTCTGGCCATGATTTCCGTCAAACAGCGCGATGCCAACAACGACAAGGAGCCCCGCATACTCAAGGCCGCCCTGGAGGTATTCTCGCAAAAAGGCTTCGGCAAGGCCAGAATCACTGAAATCGCCCAGTTGGCGGAAGTGGCGGAAGGCACCATATACGATTATTTTAAAAACAAGGAAGACCTCCTGCTTTCCATCCCGGAAAAGCGCCTACAGGCCCACGTGGACGCGTTGTCCGAGGCCTTTATCATCAAACCGCCCTTGTCCAAGCTCCGCAGGTTCATCAAATTCCATTTTTGGCTGTACCTGCCCGACAGGGACTTTCTGCAAGTCTTTCTCCTGGACGTCCAATTGAATAAAAGGTTTTACGGCTCCAAGGCCTTTGACCTTTTTATGACCTACATCAAAACCCTGGAGGACATCATCAAGGAAGGCCAGGAACAGGGCGACTTTAGAACCGACATCAACCCCCATGTTTTCAGAAACATGTTTTTGGGCGCTTTCAGCCACATGGCGCTCCGCTGGGTTATCATGGATAAGGACAACCGCTTCGATAAAATGAAGGAAATCGAACAGTTGACCAACCTTTTCTGCCAGGCGGTGGTCGCAGCCTGA
- a CDS encoding ABC transporter ATP-binding protein has product MNGKPDAAIFTQDLCVGYGNKEVLYGLDLSFPPGTFTALLGPNGAGKTTLLRTLARLLPPVRGKIFLQGKNLYDYSASALAKRLSVVLTEKVNPGVFTMFEFVSLGRHPHTGFMGRLSGRDLEVVRECLEWVKAANLAHRQMGELSDGERQKVSIARALAQEPEIILLDEPTMHLDLKHRMEVMGILRQLCREKGLAVAASLHDVDVAARVSDIAVCVAKGRAARSGPTEQVLSENRVAELYEFEDASFDSSLCTLEMRPKASREKVFVNSGMGSGAGLFRLLSKHGFSLAAGVVHANDLDCFVASAIGADCFIQSPQEPVGGDSLDNALKSALRADLIVDAGYEIGPANRNNTRLIQAALSAHKPVFSLRSKQDAQSIYGKDSSSIILCNSATELLEKLLAASRPGLHGE; this is encoded by the coding sequence ATGAATGGTAAACCCGATGCAGCCATTTTTACTCAAGACCTCTGTGTGGGTTATGGAAACAAGGAAGTTCTTTACGGCCTGGATCTTTCTTTTCCGCCCGGGACATTTACGGCGCTCCTGGGGCCCAACGGGGCCGGTAAAACCACCCTCCTGCGCACCTTAGCGCGTTTGCTTCCCCCTGTAAGGGGTAAAATTTTTCTGCAGGGGAAAAATTTGTACGACTACTCCGCTTCCGCTCTGGCCAAGCGCCTTTCCGTGGTATTGACCGAAAAGGTCAACCCCGGCGTCTTCACCATGTTTGAATTCGTCTCTCTGGGACGCCACCCCCACACCGGATTTATGGGCCGGTTGTCGGGCCGCGACCTGGAAGTGGTCAGGGAATGCCTGGAATGGGTCAAAGCGGCAAACCTGGCCCATCGGCAAATGGGCGAGCTTTCCGACGGGGAGCGCCAAAAGGTTTCCATCGCCAGAGCCCTGGCTCAGGAGCCGGAAATCATTCTTTTGGACGAACCCACCATGCACCTGGACCTGAAACACCGCATGGAGGTCATGGGTATTTTACGCCAGCTTTGCCGGGAAAAAGGGCTGGCCGTGGCCGCCTCCCTCCACGACGTGGACGTGGCCGCCAGGGTGTCGGACATAGCCGTGTGCGTGGCAAAGGGCAGGGCGGCCCGCTCCGGCCCCACGGAGCAAGTGCTTTCCGAAAACCGGGTGGCGGAGCTTTATGAATTCGAAGACGCCAGCTTTGACTCGAGCCTGTGCACACTGGAAATGCGCCCCAAAGCCAGCCGGGAAAAGGTTTTTGTAAACTCCGGCATGGGAAGCGGGGCCGGTTTGTTCCGGCTTCTCTCCAAGCACGGATTCTCCCTGGCCGCGGGAGTCGTGCACGCCAACGACCTGGACTGTTTTGTGGCTTCCGCCATCGGAGCCGATTGCTTTATCCAAAGCCCCCAGGAGCCCGTGGGCGGCGATTCCCTGGATAACGCCCTGAAATCCGCACTCCGCGCAGACCTGATTGTGGACGCCGGTTACGAAATCGGCCCGGCCAACCGAAATAACACCCGGTTGATCCAGGCGGCCCTCTCAGCCCATAAGCCCGTGTTCTCCCTGCGCTCCAAACAGGACGCACAATCCATCTACGGTAAGGACTCTTCGTCCATAATCCTGTGCAACAGCGCCACCGAACTGTTGGAAAAGCTCCTGGCCGCCAGCCGGCCCGGGCTGCATGGAGAATGA
- a CDS encoding SpoIIE family protein phosphatase encodes MLDFKTCFFAVSDSSDRNPAASRDLLLRLDALFRKNCSRLDLDESGLEPFKKEAVNQASKAISAVPRTASCTLTALKFVQTEEGWKALLMHMGDSALYAYGRQSGRLTMLSQRNFWLAGKTNALYQAEWLEAEPGALWIMTSDGVPDSAMNACFGRRVNGAAPPPVPEVHEVPEALLTLIAQENTVQDDAAIIALEPGRMKPVDACIIMGGATGMQEKEYIKRCISLEYRDRNAPVDFKTPYACPVI; translated from the coding sequence TTGCTTGACTTTAAAACCTGCTTTTTCGCCGTATCGGACAGTTCGGATAGAAATCCCGCAGCCTCCAGAGACCTGCTGCTGCGTTTGGACGCCCTGTTTCGAAAAAATTGCTCCAGGCTTGATCTCGATGAGTCGGGCCTGGAGCCTTTTAAGAAAGAGGCTGTAAATCAGGCGTCCAAGGCTATTTCCGCCGTCCCGCGAACCGCAAGCTGCACGCTTACGGCGCTGAAGTTCGTACAAACCGAAGAGGGTTGGAAAGCCTTGCTCATGCACATGGGGGACAGCGCTTTGTACGCCTACGGCCGCCAAAGCGGAAGGCTGACCATGCTGTCCCAAAGAAATTTCTGGCTGGCGGGCAAAACCAACGCCCTGTATCAGGCCGAATGGCTGGAGGCCGAGCCCGGCGCCTTGTGGATCATGACTTCCGACGGAGTTCCGGACAGCGCCATGAACGCCTGCTTCGGGCGGCGGGTTAACGGCGCGGCGCCGCCTCCGGTCCCGGAGGTGCATGAGGTCCCGGAAGCCTTGTTAACATTAATCGCTCAGGAAAATACAGTACAGGATGACGCGGCGATAATCGCCCTGGAACCCGGCCGGATGAAGCCGGTTGACGCCTGCATTATTATGGGGGGCGCCACAGGCATGCAGGAAAAGGAATACATCAAGCGTTGCATATCCCTGGAGTACAGAGACCGGAACGCGCCCGTGGATTTCAAAACGCCTTATGCGTGCCCCGTAATCTGA
- a CDS encoding ABC transporter substrate-binding protein, translating to MSALICIFTAALLLCTGCNSSSEASIQEKHAEKAAPTPASFLALGEFSLEYLDDGYVKVRDGAKREFLLVPCGKPPLEGFPKCRIVETPVRSVAAYGYFDISILKVLGVIDDVLVGVTAPQDEWVIPEVVQGMESGKIAYLGSYNSIDFEVLKKSSPEMVMTWDHSVIPILEDLGIPCLITSTPVAMCLNAKMKFVNFLAPFFGRETEASEYFGQVAGVLQEIAEKAAQTNEHPKVMWGDIYEKRVLVEPGNAWVGELVGLAMGDYVFDDVFGASCIEISMERFLTGGEDAEILFTYRTPLTGATSKEALAKTNPSMSAIQPLHAGKVFAPLPHYAQSGDKLDEILLEIAAIVHPDLYPDYERKYFTELPEKDA from the coding sequence TTGTCCGCCCTCATTTGCATCTTTACGGCCGCCCTGCTGCTTTGCACCGGCTGTAATTCCTCATCCGAAGCCTCCATCCAGGAGAAACATGCGGAAAAGGCCGCGCCCACGCCAGCCTCTTTTTTAGCCCTGGGCGAGTTTTCCTTGGAATACCTGGACGACGGCTACGTAAAGGTTCGGGACGGCGCCAAGCGGGAATTTTTGCTGGTTCCCTGCGGCAAGCCCCCTTTGGAAGGCTTTCCCAAATGCCGGATCGTGGAAACCCCGGTGCGCAGCGTGGCCGCCTATGGATATTTTGACATCTCCATCCTCAAGGTTCTGGGCGTCATCGATGACGTGCTGGTGGGCGTGACCGCTCCCCAGGACGAATGGGTCATCCCGGAAGTGGTTCAAGGCATGGAATCCGGCAAGATCGCCTACCTGGGAAGCTATAATTCCATAGATTTTGAAGTGCTTAAAAAATCCAGCCCGGAAATGGTCATGACCTGGGATCACTCCGTCATCCCTATTTTGGAGGACCTGGGCATTCCGTGCCTCATCACCTCCACGCCCGTGGCCATGTGTTTAAACGCCAAAATGAAGTTCGTAAATTTTTTGGCGCCCTTTTTCGGCAGGGAGACGGAAGCCTCGGAATATTTCGGCCAGGTGGCCGGCGTCCTGCAGGAAATCGCGGAAAAAGCGGCCCAAACGAATGAGCACCCCAAGGTCATGTGGGGCGACATCTACGAAAAACGCGTGCTGGTAGAGCCGGGCAACGCCTGGGTTGGCGAGTTGGTGGGCCTGGCCATGGGGGACTATGTATTTGACGACGTGTTCGGCGCCTCGTGCATCGAGATTTCCATGGAACGATTCCTGACGGGCGGCGAAGACGCGGAAATCCTCTTTACCTACCGCACGCCCTTGACGGGCGCCACGTCCAAGGAAGCCCTGGCCAAAACCAACCCGTCCATGTCGGCCATACAGCCTTTGCATGCTGGCAAGGTGTTCGCGCCTTTGCCCCATTACGCTCAATCCGGGGACAAATTGGACGAAATTTTATTGGAAATCGCCGCCATTGTGCACCCTGATTTGTACCCTGATTATGAACGGAAGTACTTTACCGAACTGCCCGAGAAAGACGCCTAG
- a CDS encoding radical SAM/SPASM domain-containing protein, whose protein sequence is MENRPIKYLTLSVTGKCNLACKYCYRGEPNNDVMKPEWAKTAIDLAAAGGESFHIQITGGEPLLAWDVVLEILDYIQKSKVQASVGLQTNGTLIDDNIARALLTHKVQLGVSLDGPIHIHNKLRGKAEQTLNNLALLTDRNVPFRTTTVVTADNAASLGKTALLLAAFPTIQGMALDLLVRKGSQPKSGVFPPSHQALVDGLEDLQRCLDFVNARRKSPIALREAERLFRPSSNRKTKAYCRAQLGQSLAVSPAGGVYPCGQAIGDPAFFKGNIMEGAAPLICTALIKHSIYKECRTCEAREVCPGECPSRLYYNKETGAPLSCVMTRTLFKLHKEASAA, encoded by the coding sequence ATGGAAAACCGCCCCATCAAATACCTGACCCTTTCGGTCACCGGCAAGTGCAACCTGGCTTGCAAATATTGCTACAGGGGCGAACCCAATAACGATGTCATGAAGCCCGAATGGGCGAAAACGGCCATTGACCTGGCGGCCGCCGGCGGCGAGAGCTTCCACATTCAAATCACGGGCGGAGAGCCCTTACTGGCCTGGGACGTGGTTCTGGAAATTCTGGATTACATCCAAAAATCAAAGGTTCAGGCCAGCGTTGGCCTGCAAACCAACGGAACGCTTATTGACGACAATATTGCCCGGGCCTTGCTCACACACAAGGTCCAATTGGGCGTTTCTTTGGACGGCCCCATCCATATCCACAACAAATTGCGGGGAAAGGCCGAGCAGACCTTGAACAACCTGGCGCTCCTTACCGACCGTAACGTACCGTTTCGAACCACCACCGTGGTTACTGCGGATAACGCCGCCAGTTTGGGCAAAACCGCCCTGCTTCTGGCCGCGTTCCCCACCATCCAGGGCATGGCTTTGGATCTTTTGGTTCGCAAAGGATCTCAACCAAAGTCCGGTGTTTTTCCGCCTTCTCATCAAGCGCTGGTTGACGGGCTTGAGGATCTACAGCGCTGCCTTGACTTTGTAAACGCCCGCAGGAAAAGCCCCATTGCCCTCCGGGAGGCCGAAAGGCTGTTTCGCCCTTCTTCAAACCGAAAAACAAAGGCCTATTGCCGCGCTCAACTGGGGCAAAGCCTGGCTGTGAGTCCTGCCGGCGGGGTTTATCCCTGCGGGCAAGCTATTGGAGATCCGGCATTTTTTAAGGGAAACATCATGGAGGGCGCAGCGCCCCTCATATGCACAGCGCTGATCAAGCACTCCATTTATAAGGAATGCCGCACCTGCGAGGCCAGGGAGGTTTGCCCGGGAGAATGCCCCTCCCGCCTCTATTACAACAAGGAAACCGGAGCGCCTTTATCCTGCGTTATGACAAGAACCCTTTTCAAGCTGCACAAAGAGGCTTCGGCCGCGTAG